One window of the Pseudomonadota bacterium genome contains the following:
- a CDS encoding alkaline phosphatase family protein has translation MKRSLSTAAIALALALTAAATPASAAGRAGINDVYAIHFVVDGTNLKAFERAVNEGRLPTVKKTFYDGGAVFTHGLSLFPTTSTTVYQSYVTGLLPGHAGIPHLERMDRQTEDVIGYLTVSGFDRINSDLINLRALTNPEVAELQPQTTIFELLAGHPTEVIYSSFSRGATGRHPKRAPVRALWSTYVSDDVENVDFLAMKRVMKIFRRPLKKIPRYTMVGLYSSDIMGHRHGPHSEEVQQVLRQFDVFLRDFLRLIERRGIAERTYIVVSADHGMHESGELFDLNGALARAGFTMKTPESRRGRYGIYAASRGVASSHIYVRHDRGFEPITDPEIPRHMKGRDGSEIDLIKVLQGLDATELVAVRAGERKARIFDSEGASAELSCFTIAGEDYCSYRPRGGDPLGYSTSPATKRLADGRPHSAEAWKHASSGERYPDAVIGLSQIFRDGRAGDIFITTKGRYGFRKVKEGNHGGLMEEDMRTPFMISGPTVPKGRFHTARPVDLYPLTLEWFGLDVPEKNYDGTDPFRPHEKEDARIERLAAAEQLMEERGRAGVSGDLKPLARQEAAKRMQLVERLTALLSDMKRGDRKSPYAADHIAIVERALAWARGAHERMERLAR, from the coding sequence ATGAAGAGGTCTCTGTCCACAGCTGCAATCGCGCTGGCCCTCGCCCTCACGGCGGCAGCGACCCCCGCATCGGCGGCGGGCCGCGCCGGGATCAACGATGTCTACGCGATACACTTCGTCGTGGACGGTACCAACCTCAAAGCTTTCGAGCGGGCCGTGAACGAGGGCAGGCTCCCCACCGTGAAAAAGACATTTTACGACGGCGGAGCGGTGTTCACGCACGGGCTGTCATTGTTTCCCACCACCTCGACCACGGTCTATCAGTCATATGTCACCGGTCTCCTCCCGGGACACGCGGGCATCCCGCACCTGGAGCGCATGGACCGGCAGACGGAAGATGTGATCGGCTATTTGACCGTTTCCGGGTTCGACCGGATAAACAGCGACCTCATAAACCTGAGGGCGCTCACGAACCCAGAGGTCGCCGAGCTCCAGCCGCAGACCACGATCTTCGAGCTTCTGGCCGGCCATCCCACCGAGGTGATCTACTCCTCGTTCTCGCGCGGGGCGACCGGGCGCCACCCGAAGAGGGCGCCGGTGCGCGCGCTGTGGTCCACCTACGTCTCGGACGACGTGGAGAACGTGGACTTTCTCGCCATGAAGCGGGTGATGAAGATCTTCCGAAGACCTCTGAAAAAGATCCCCCGCTACACGATGGTCGGCCTCTACTCGTCGGACATCATGGGCCACAGGCACGGCCCCCACAGCGAAGAGGTGCAACAGGTGCTCAGGCAGTTCGACGTGTTCCTCAGGGACTTCCTGAGGCTCATCGAGAGACGCGGGATAGCGGAGAGGACCTACATCGTGGTCTCGGCGGACCACGGCATGCACGAGTCGGGCGAGCTCTTCGACCTCAACGGCGCGCTGGCGCGCGCGGGCTTCACGATGAAGACCCCTGAGTCGCGCAGGGGGAGATACGGGATCTATGCGGCCAGCCGCGGCGTCGCCTCCTCGCACATCTATGTAAGGCACGACAGGGGATTCGAGCCGATCACAGACCCCGAAATCCCGAGGCACATGAAGGGCCGGGATGGCTCCGAGATAGATCTGATAAAGGTCCTGCAGGGGCTCGACGCGACCGAGTTAGTGGCGGTGAGGGCCGGCGAGCGGAAGGCGCGCATCTTCGACAGCGAAGGCGCCTCTGCGGAACTCTCCTGCTTCACCATCGCAGGCGAGGACTACTGCAGCTACAGGCCGCGCGGGGGCGATCCTCTCGGCTACTCGACCTCCCCGGCCACGAAGCGGCTCGCCGACGGCAGGCCCCACTCGGCGGAGGCCTGGAAGCACGCCTCGAGCGGGGAGCGGTACCCCGACGCGGTGATCGGCCTCTCGCAGATCTTCCGCGACGGCCGCGCCGGCGACATATTCATCACTACCAAGGGCAGATACGGATTCAGAAAGGTCAAGGAGGGCAACCACGGCGGGCTCATGGAAGAAGACATGCGCACGCCTTTCATGATATCGGGGCCTACCGTGCCGAAGGGGAGATTCCACACGGCGAGGCCCGTTGACCTCTATCCCCTCACGCTTGAGTGGTTCGGTCTCGACGTACCTGAAAAGAATTACGACGGCACGGACCCGTTCAGGCCGCATGAGAAAGAGGATGCCAGGATAGAGAGGCTGGCGGCAGCGGAGCAGCTCATGGAGGAACGCGGACGCGCAGGCGTCAGCGGGGATCTCAAACCCCTGGCAAGGCAGGAGGCCGCAAAAAGAATGCAGCTCGTCGAGAGGCTCACAGCGCTGCTCAGCGACATGAAGAGGGGCGATAGAAAAAGCCCCTATGCGGCGGACCACATCGCGATCGTGGAGAGGGCGCTGGCATGGGCGCGCGGCGCGCACGAGAGGATGGAGAGGCTGGCAAGATGA
- a CDS encoding radical SAM protein — protein sequence MRGLASREVGALKKDWGGKASIALVFPNTYRVGMGNLAVHSIYSILNARSAVVCERAFMPHPSELREHILSRTPVLSVESQRPLAEFDVVALSLSFENDYLNLPEIFGLSKIPLRAADRRPDQPLVIAGGAAPTLNPLPLALVADAILPGEFEAFADRVAPILEEGLPGREALVELGKVPGVIVGAPGAPAERMRAGDLDSFKTQTAIYSREAEFGDMHLIEVERGCRHRCRFCATPAIYGEPRRRSASAVLRMVDEGLAHRRKFGLIGADILSHPDFEEIAEGILDRGGSFSPSSVRVDAMDARKAELLRRAGHRSLALGIEAGSEALRRTLGKGLSDRRILESVEALAVCGITRLRLYFMTGLPGETDADVAAIASIALRIRDLMRAAAPRSSRATAVDLTVTPFVPKPDTPFAGRPFAGEAEIKRRFRALKATLSREPGVAMRTDSALQAAIEHRLANSGPEAVRFLEESRERSARAAMRG from the coding sequence ATGCGGGGCCTCGCCTCGCGCGAGGTGGGGGCCCTGAAAAAGGATTGGGGCGGCAAGGCATCCATCGCGCTCGTATTTCCCAACACCTACCGCGTGGGCATGGGGAACCTCGCGGTCCACTCCATCTACTCGATCCTCAACGCGAGGTCCGCCGTCGTGTGCGAGCGGGCCTTCATGCCGCATCCCTCCGAGCTCCGGGAGCACATCCTCTCGCGCACCCCCGTGCTCTCCGTCGAGTCGCAGAGGCCGCTGGCGGAGTTCGACGTCGTGGCGCTGAGCCTCTCGTTTGAAAACGATTACCTGAACCTGCCGGAGATCTTCGGCCTCTCGAAGATACCCCTGCGCGCCGCGGACCGCAGGCCGGATCAGCCGCTCGTGATCGCAGGGGGCGCGGCCCCCACCCTCAACCCCCTGCCGCTGGCCCTGGTCGCCGACGCGATACTCCCGGGCGAGTTCGAGGCGTTCGCGGACAGGGTGGCGCCGATACTGGAGGAGGGGCTGCCGGGGCGCGAGGCGCTCGTCGAGCTGGGCAAGGTGCCCGGGGTGATCGTGGGGGCCCCAGGCGCCCCTGCGGAGAGGATGCGCGCAGGGGACCTCGATTCTTTCAAGACCCAGACCGCGATCTACTCGAGGGAGGCGGAGTTCGGCGACATGCATCTCATCGAAGTGGAGCGCGGCTGCCGGCACAGATGCCGCTTCTGCGCTACGCCCGCGATCTACGGGGAGCCCAGGCGGCGGAGCGCATCCGCGGTGCTCCGCATGGTGGATGAGGGGCTCGCACACCGCAGGAAGTTCGGGCTGATCGGGGCCGACATCCTCTCCCACCCCGATTTCGAGGAGATCGCGGAGGGGATCCTCGATCGCGGGGGGTCGTTCTCTCCGTCTTCGGTGCGCGTCGACGCGATGGACGCGCGCAAGGCAGAGCTGCTCCGCAGGGCGGGCCACCGCTCGCTCGCGCTCGGCATCGAGGCGGGGAGCGAAGCGCTGCGCCGCACGCTCGGCAAGGGGCTCTCCGACCGCCGCATACTCGAGTCTGTCGAGGCGCTGGCGGTGTGCGGGATCACGAGGCTGAGGCTCTATTTCATGACAGGGCTCCCCGGCGAAACCGACGCGGACGTGGCGGCCATCGCGTCGATTGCTCTCAGGATTCGCGATCTGATGCGCGCCGCCGCCCCCCGCTCGAGCAGGGCTACCGCGGTCGATCTCACCGTCACCCCGTTCGTGCCCAAACCGGACACCCCGTTCGCCGGCAGGCCGTTCGCAGGCGAGGCGGAGATCAAGCGCAGGTTCCGCGCTCTCAAGGCGACGCTCTCCCGGGAACCGGGGGTCGCGATGCGCACCGACTCCGCCCTCCAGGCCGCGATCGAGCACAGGCTCGCCAACTCGGGCCCCGAGGCAGTTCGGTTCCTGGAGGAATCGAGGGAAAGATCGGCCCGGGCCGCCATGCGGGGCTGA
- the thiE gene encoding thiamine phosphate synthase — protein sequence MTMAVTNCRIKGLYAIADSSSRPAASLPALARSFLEGGCGIVQLRMKDAGTRMMKAVAVEIMKLKAEYDFTFIVNDHVDLALEIGADGVHVGENDEPVESIKRRAPDLTVGYSSHSKDEAIAAAAAGADYMAFGAIYPTATKGPGHPVQGTGRLRELVQSAGAPVVAIGGIGRANVDDVLSTGVASVAMIGALANAADVAAETRWFVRKIRAAPPATI from the coding sequence ATGACGATGGCGGTCACGAATTGCAGGATCAAAGGGCTCTACGCGATCGCGGACAGCTCCTCACGTCCGGCCGCATCGCTGCCCGCGCTGGCGCGCTCGTTCCTCGAGGGCGGATGCGGGATTGTGCAGCTGAGGATGAAGGATGCCGGGACCCGGATGATGAAGGCGGTTGCTGTAGAGATCATGAAACTGAAGGCTGAGTATGATTTCACGTTCATCGTGAACGACCATGTGGACCTCGCGCTGGAGATCGGCGCCGACGGCGTGCACGTGGGGGAGAACGACGAGCCGGTGGAGTCGATAAAAAGACGCGCGCCCGATCTCACGGTCGGCTACTCCTCCCACTCGAAGGATGAGGCGATTGCGGCGGCAGCGGCAGGCGCCGACTACATGGCCTTCGGCGCGATCTACCCCACGGCGACAAAGGGCCCGGGCCACCCGGTGCAGGGCACGGGCCGGCTCAGGGAGCTCGTGCAGTCGGCCGGCGCGCCGGTGGTCGCCATAGGCGGGATCGGCCGCGCGAACGTCGACGACGTCCTCTCGACCGGCGTCGCCTCGGTCGCGATGATCGGCGCGCTCGCGAACGCGGCCGACGTGGCCGCTGAAACGAGATGGTTTGTCCGAAAGATTCGTGCGGCTCCTCCCGCCACAATTTGA